ATTGCGTATGAATCTTTTCTCCCGCCCTTCGGTAAAATAATTCCAGATCATGTTTCCCGCCGAAACAAAAAACACACTTAAAAGCGGCAGGGCCATGGGAAAAGCCAATGAAAGAAAATGAAAGGATAGAGCCCCTATCGCAAAGACACAGAGCAAAAGGAGCAATGCCGCCAAAAAATCCCACAATGAGGATTTAATCCTGGAAAGCAGCAAAGCTGTAATCGCCGAAAGTACAAACACATAAATAATAACCAGGGCGGATGGAACCGGACGAATAAAATGAGCCCTTAATAAATTAGAAACAGCCGTGGCATTGACCTCTACTCCTGGATAAACCGAAGAGAAAGTCGTCACCCTCAAATCAAAAAGCCCTGCTCCGGTAACCCCAATCAAAACTATTTTATCTTTAAACAAAGCGGCTGCCGCTTGATGAAGTTTTTGATTTTCATCGTTTGCCAAAAACTGGGTTCTTGCCTTTAAAAGCTTGGAAACATCCACATATCTAAAAGCGCCGTTAGGGCCATACCAGTTCAGGGGCATTGCCTCTTGGATAAAGGAGGGCATCTGATTTTTTAAAACACTCTCGCCTACAAACTGGGAAGCCACCGCCCATGAAAAACCGGGATAAACCTTCTCCTGCCAATGATACCAAAGTTGGTACCGACGGGTTGTTCCATCAGGGTCCTCACTTAAATGAATACCCCCAATATCCCTTGCAGCCTGCAATAAATCAGGAAAGGGAAACAGGGCCGGGCCATGGCCAGGGAAATCAGCCGCCAAAATCACATTTTTGGCCTCACGTACCTGGGCCACAAAAAAATCATCCCCTGTGGGATCGTTTAAATTGTGTTCTGGATAAAGAACATCGATCCCCACGGTGCGCACACCAAGTTGATTTAGGTATTGAACGATCTCTCCCATGGTGCGGCGCGACCACGGCCAACGGCCAAGTTCGGGTTCCATTTCTTTTAGGGAAACATCATTAATAGCCACAATCACCACGGAAGGGTCCGGTTGGATGGGACGGGAAAATTGTGTAAATTGAATATCAAAAATCTTGTGTTCCAAAAAATGAATCCAGGCCCCTGCCGTTGTAGGTAGAAAAAAATAGAGAATCATCAAAAAAGAAGGAACTGCCAGGGAAGAAAAAAACCAGACCCAAAAAGACTTTTCAATTTTTTGATTGGAAAAAGAGGCCACTTGGGGAAAGAGTGTACAAGAAAAACCTTGTCCAAGAAACAACATTATGAAACAGCTTCAATCCTTTCGTATCCCCTATCAAAAAGATCCCAACCTCAATTTACTTGTCGCAGGGCATTTGGGTGTTGATGCCAAAGACATTTCAAACATTCGCATCCTCAAACGGAGCCTGGATGCCCGCAAGAGAAATCATTTTTACTGGGTTTATTCATTGGAAGTGTATCTGCAAGGGGAAAGCCCAAAAAATCTTGAAGAACCTTTTCCCCTCTTAAAATGGACAGGGCCCCCTCCCCTGATCATTGGGGCCGGTCCTGCGGGGCTTTTTGCCGCATGGACTTTGTTGGAACATGGCATACGACCCATTCTTTTGGAACGGGGAATGAGAACCTATGATCGCATGCGCAAAATAAGCCTCTATTGGAGACAGGGACTTTTGGATGAAAACAGCAATGTCTGCAATGGTGAAGGGGGGGCCGGCACTTTCAGTGACGGCAAACTCATCACGCGCATCAAAAGCCCCTACATATCCCAGGTGATGCGGGCCTTTGTCAATTATGGGGCTCCCCCCGAAATTACCTATGCCTACAATCCCCATGTGGGAAGTAATCTGATCCGCGAAGTCATCCGGAAAATGAGTGATGACCTGATGGCCAAAGGAGGAGATTTAAGATTTTCAACCCGTGTCGAGCGCTTGCACATAAAAAATAAAAAGGTGGAAGGCCTCTATCTGGCCAATGGAGAATGCATTGAAGGAACCGGGCTCATCCTGGCCTGTGGCCATAGCGCCGGCCGTTTTTTTGAAACTCTTAAAAACGATGGGGTCCAGTTTGAACCCAAATCATTTGCCCTCGGGTTAAGAATTGAGCACCCTCAAGGTTATATTAATGAATGGCAGTACGGAAAAACCCCCTTGGAAAATCTTGACCCGGCCCAATATAAACTTACCCATCATTGGGCCCGTGAAGAAGTGGGTGTTTACACTTTTTGTATGTGTCCGGGGGGCTATGTCATTTCAAGCACGACCGATCCGGGAACAGTTGTCGTCAATGGCATGAGCAATTATCATCGCAATTCGCCCTGGGCCAATGCAGCGGTCGTCTGCAGCATCGATCATGAAAAAATTCCCGGAGAGAACCCGTTTAAAGTGATGCATTTTCAACGAGGTATTGAAAAAAAAATGTACGAAGCCAGCCAAGTAGAAGGCCCCTCCCACGCCATTCCGGCCCAGCATCTGGAAGATTTTCTGGAAGGAAGAAAAGCATCCATCACCGTAAAATCAAGCTGCCCTTCCGGTGTCATTGCCAGTGATTTATCCAAACTTCTTCCGCCAGAAATATATAATTATTTGTGCCAGGGGCTTCTTGGTTTTGATAAAAAACGTAAAGGGTTTAATCATCCTAAAGCTCTTCTGCATGCCGTTGAATCACGCACTTCATCCCCTGTGCGCATTCCGCGACACTCGGAAACCATGGAAAGTGTCAGCACGGAAGGCTTGTTTCCCTGCGGTGAAGGGCCTGGATATGCCGGCGGAATCACCAGTGCCGCCGTGGATGGCATTAATGCCGCCCTGGCGTGGATCCAAAAATTTACCTAAACGGAACAGAATTTTATTTGCAAATCGGCAACACTTCCTTTATCCCAGCCAAACTTATTCTTTCCCCCTTTATCACCGCGTAGCGGGATCAACGGTATGAACCCCAGGGCAAGCCCTGGACCCAAAATTCCGTGGCAAGCCACAGGGTTTTGACCCGGCAAGGCGCGTCCCCGAAGCCAACGAGCGTAGGGGATAAAGGGGGAAGTAGTATAAAACTATGCTCTCCATTTTTGACTTAACAAAATCATTCGGCCCGCAGGTGCTGTTTGAAAATGCCTCTCTTAAAATGTCTTCTGGCGAACGCTTGGGGCTTGTGGGGCGCAATGGATACGGAAAGTCGACCATTTTTCGCATGATTCTTGGTGAAGCAAAACCCGACTCCGGAACCATCACCACACCCAAAAACTACCGCATCGGCCATTTGGCGCAACATCTTCACTTTTCCAAACCCACCGTTTTGGAAGAAGCCTGCTTAGGGCTTCTTCCCGAAGAAGAATACGACCATTACAAGGCCCAAACCATTCTCTCAGGCCTGGGCTTTACCGAAGAGGACATGGCAAAATCCCCTTCCGAGTTTTCAGGAGGTTTTCAAATCAGGCTCAATTTGGCCAAAGTACTTGTTTCAAACCCGAATCTGCTTTTGCTCGATGAACCCACAAACTATCTCGACATCATATCAATACGCTGGATAACCCGTTTCTTAAGGGCGTGGAAAAACGAGCTGATCATCATCTCGCACGACAGGGAATTTTTGGATTCCGTCACGACACACACGGCTCTCATTCACAGACAAAAGATAAAAAAAATTGAGGGGCCCACTGAAAAGCTCTATGCCCTTATCGAACAAGAAGAAGAAACCTACGAAAAAACCCGTATCAACCAGGAAAAACAGCGCAAGCATGCCGAGGCTTTTATCAATCGCTTCCGTGCTCAGGCCAATAGAGCGGCCATGGTCCAGTCACGGGTAAAAATGTTGGACAAGCTTCCCAAACTCCAGGAGTTATCCAACGTCCAGGATCTCGATTTCCAATTCCACTATTCTCCTTTTGTTGCCAAAACAATGATGGAAGTTTCAAACTTAAGTTTTTCGTTTGATTCAGAAAATTTTCTCATCAACGATTTAAGCTTAACCATCAGCTCCAAAGACCGCGTGGCCATCATTGGGAAAAATGGCAAGGGCAAGTCCACACTCCTTAATCTTTTAGCCGGCGAACTGAAGCCAAACAATGGCGACGTCACCAGCCATCCAGACACAAAGCTTGGCTATTTTGGACAAACCAATATCAACCGGCTTAATCTCAAAATAACCGTTGAAGAAGAAATAACCCAGGCCAATACAAGCCTTGGGCGGACACAGGTAAGGGGCATTTGCGGCATCATGATGTTTAGCGGGGAACTTGCCGAAAAAAAGATTTCAAACCTCTCAGGGGGTGAAAAAAGCCGCGTGATGCTGGGTAAAATTTTGGCCCAGCCTTCAAATCTTCTTTTTTTGGATGAGCCCACCAACCACCTGGACATGGAATCCATCGAAACGCTTATTGAAGCCATCGAAAACTTTGACGGCGCTTCGGTAGTCGTCACTCACAGTGAAGAAATTTTAAGACGTGTGGCCACCAAACTTGTTGTCTTCCATCATGGGATTGCAGAAGTATTTAATGGCAATTACGACGATTTCCTTGAAAAAATTGGATGGGAAGAAGAAGGGGGCAAATCCAGCAAAACAAAAACACCCTCTTCCAATCCTAAAAAACCGGAAGCCCCTCTTGAATCCAACAAGAAAGACCGACGCAAACAGAGATCCGATATTATTTCCGAGCGTTCAAAGGCCTTAACCCCCCTCAACACGGAAATAGAATCTCTGGAAAAGGAAATATGCTCCCTGGAAAAAATAGTTGAAGAAACAAACAATGACCTCATCAAGGCCTCCCAAGAAAAAAACACAAATGCCTTCATCAGTCTTTCGCAAACCTTAAAAAACACCCAGAAACAAATTGATGAAAAATTTGGCCGACTGGAAATGAATTCCAAGAAACTACAGGATCAAACTCAAAAATATGATGCTCTCTTGAAAGAATTAGAATAAGATCTGAGGCCTCCTTTATGACAAAATCCTTCTGGAAGAAAATCTCAGATGAGAACTTGTTGGAAACAAAAATTTGCGACCTTAAACTTTCTATCAACAAAAACTATCTTAAAACCTGCATCCAAAAACTTTACAAAGAGCTCAAATCAAAAAGAATTATTTTCCGCCCTCCCTGTTTTCTGGCCGATGAATGGTTTGTGCCAGAAAGCGACACCCTTATTGGCATTCCCTTTTATTTAGCTCATCCTCGCCTTAATAAAATAGAAATGAAAATGATGAAAGAAGTTGAGGGGGGCCATCCTAGCGAGTGCCTCAAACTGCTCCGCCATGAAGCAGGTCATGCCCTTTTTTACGCTTATGCCATCCACAGAAAAAAGGAGTTCCATCAAATTTTTGGGAAACTTTTTTCTCCCAGAAAAAACTTTAGGCCCAATCCTCACAATAAAAATTTTGTAAAACATCTCCCAGACAACTATGCCCAAACGGATCGTGATGAAGACTTTGCCGAAACCTTTGCTGTATGGCTCACTCCAAAATCAAATTGGAAAAAGATTTACAAAAATTCGGGAGCGCTTAAAAAGCTTGAATTTATCGACAAATTTTTCGATTCTGTCGCCAATAAAAAGCCCGTACGGATCTCAAACAAACCTTATTGTGAAGCAAAAAAATTGAGAATAAAGCTTAAAACCTATTACCGCCTGCGAAACAAAAGGGATGGCGATCACAAAAAACAACTATGAACAAACAACTCAACGTCCTTGTTATTTTTGACACGGCTGGCTCCCCTCCTGCCGATCAAAATTTTGAAGCGGAGCTCAAAACCGAGGCCTGGAAAACCGAGTCGCACATTATTGAAACAATCAAAGAGCTGGGACACCACGTCTTTACAGTCGGTATTTTTGACAAGCTCTCTCCTCTTTTTGAAGCTGTTTCAAAACAAAAGCCCGACATCATTTTCAATCTTGTTGAATGGTTCGATGGTAAAACCTGGTATGACCGCAATATTGTTGGCCTGTATGAACTTCTAAAAATCCGCTACACAGGAGCTTCCCCGCCAAGCCTGATGCTTTGTAAAAACAAGGCTCTGGCCAAACAAATTTTGTCCTACCATCGCATCAAGACCCCGGCCTTTAAGGTGATCCCAAAGGCTTCACGCATCAGCCTTCCCAAAAAACTCAAATACCCCATTCTGATTAAACCACTTAAGGAAGAAGCTTCTTACGGCATCTCCCAAAAATCACTGGTCACAGATCACACCGCCTACAAAGAACGTGTTGGGTTCATTCACCAATCACTCAATCAGGATGCCCTTGCCGAAGAATATGTGGAAGGTCGAGAAATTTATGTCAGTGTTTTGGGGAACCAACGTCTTCAGGTGTTTCCTTACCGAGAAATGATTTTTGGCGAAGTTCCAAGCGAAGAGCCCAAATTTGCCACTTTCAAAGCCAAATGGGATGAAAACTACCGAAAGCGTTGGGGCATTAAAAATTATTTCGTCAAATCCTTAGCTTCAGGTGTTGCTGAAAAAATTGAAACCGTTTGCAAAAATGCCTACCGCCACCTTTCGATGTGCGGGTATGGCCGTCTTGATTTGCGCCTTACTCCCCAAAACGAGGTCGTCATCATTGAAGCTAACCCAAACCCCTTCATTGCCAAGGACGAAGATTTTGCCCTTTCGGCCCAAAAAGCCGGATTATCCTATCCTGAGCTTGTGCAGAAAATCCTGAATCTGGGCCTTGGCCTTTTGCCTGAATGAATCATGATTTTCGTCATGATTTTTTGCCACTTTTTACTATTGTTCCTTTTCGATGACGATGTTATGAGGACCACCAAAAGGAGCTTTTTACCCCATCATTTCTATGGCGTCACCAACACTCACATTCCAAGAAGGCCTGATTACTTTACCCCAGGAACTAACCGATTTTCTCATTCAGCTTGAAAATTATTTGAATGATCTCAAACAAATCCGAACTGAAACCATTGATCATTTAAAAAATCAGATAGATGAAAGTCTCCACCAATGGAGTGAAAAAATTCATGAGCTCAAAATCCAATTGACCCATTTGCCCCAAGAGATCAAAAACCACGACATTATTTTGAATTTAAAGAAAAGGTTGGAGAATTGCGAAGCAAAAGCCAACTCATGCTACTTAAATTTATGTTCGGCCATCCATGACTCGCAAACCAAAAGAAATTGGCACGAAACTTTTATCCAGTTTGCTACCTCACTTAAAAAATACAGGGAAGAAGCGGCCAAACTGGCTAAGGAAACCCAATCATTTTCTGTAAGACAAATGTTGGAAAAAATGGCCCAAGGAGGAAAAATCCTGGCTAGCCGTACACGCCTGCAATGGCGACGAAAAATTTTCCACACTTTCAACGGTCTTTTCGGGCTTTGGTTATGGGGATATTCGGGCTTGAGCGAATTTGCCGTGATCATGATTTTGGCCACATTCCTGTCCTTTGCCATTGGCACCGAAATTCTGCGTCGCGTCTATCCTCCCTACAATGAAATGGTTTTAAAAATGGTCGGCTCCATGATGCGCGAACGGGAACGCACTCAAATTAGTTCGGCGACGTGGTATATGGCCTCCATCATGATCTTGTTTCTTTTTTTTCCTAAAGTCGTTGGTATCCTGGCCCTGTGGTACGTCGCCATGGGAGACACCTTTGCAGGCATCATTGGAACCCGTTATGGGCGACATAAACTGAGCACGCACTTGTCTGTGGAAGGTTCCCTTGCGGCTTTTACTGTTTGCTTTGTCGGGACACTTTTCTTTGCGCGCTTTGGTTTTGATACTTTTATTTTGACAGGTTCAAAGCTATGGATTTTTTCTTTGTGCGGTGGCATGATTGGCGCTGCCGCTGAAGCCAGTTTTAAAAAAATCGATGACAATCTTGTCATCCCCCTTGTCTCAGCCCCGCTTCTTTGGGGATTAACAAAACTGTTTTCACTTTAAAACCTTCGCAAGCTACAACCACCCCCACTACCACCATTCTTTTTGACAATGGGTTGAACACCACCGGCTCCGCCCGCACAAGCCGGATCCTGATTACAATCACCGTCATTGCAATCAACGGCTTGGTCTCCATCATCATCCACATTATTTCCACAGATTTCGGCGGGTGGAGGAACGGGCGCTGGGGCTATCCCTGCACAATGAAGATCATTGGCGCAATCCGCATCCGCACAGTCAACATCGTTATCCCCATCGTTATCGGCAAGGTCATTACATACCTCTGGTAAAGGTTGCGGCGGAGGTGGAGGTACTGCCAGGCAAGCTTGGTTGTTATGGCAGTCAGCGTCAGCGCAATCGATTAAATTATCCGCATCGTCATCCACACCATTTACACAATTAGCTTCGGCAAGAGGCGGTGGGGGTGGCGCTTGGACGCAAAGAGGATCGGCTTGGCAATCCGGATCGTTGCAATTGTTCAAACCATCCCCATCATTATCGACAAGATCATTACACACCTCTGCCAAAGGTAGTGGTGGAGGTGGTGGGGCTAGACAAGCCTGGTTATTATTGCAGTCAGGGTCAACGCAATCGATTAAATTATCCGCATCATCATCCACGCCATTTACACAATTAGCTTCGGCAAGAGGTGGCGGAGGTGGAGGTGGTGGTATTGCCAGGCAAGCCTGGTTGTTATTGCAATCAGGATCATTGCAATCAACAATCCGGTCCCCATCATCATCGATCCGGTTATTGCAAGTTTCAGGAAAATCACAAACATCCCCAGAAAAATCCTGATCCCGATTGTTTTGATTTCTATTAGCCACTCTCCAACAATTATCACAAACGTCTCCTATGCCATCCCCATCAAAATCCTTCTGGGCGGCATTAGCCACTCTCCAACAATTATCAATATCATTTCGAACACGATCCCGGTCAGCATCTTCATTTAAATGATTAAAAAAATCATCGATAAGCCTCTGGTCCTCGGCCGCGGCAAATTCGTAGGCGCCCACATCACAAATATCCCCCACCACGGGGCGGCTCTGGGCAACAACAACATAGTCACCCAATGTCACAATGCCGCGAGGAAAGCCCGCTTGGTCATCGGCAGCCGTCTCCCCAC
The sequence above is a segment of the Deltaproteobacteria bacterium GWA2_45_12 genome. Coding sequences within it:
- a CDS encoding ABC transporter ATP-binding protein translates to MLSIFDLTKSFGPQVLFENASLKMSSGERLGLVGRNGYGKSTIFRMILGEAKPDSGTITTPKNYRIGHLAQHLHFSKPTVLEEACLGLLPEEEYDHYKAQTILSGLGFTEEDMAKSPSEFSGGFQIRLNLAKVLVSNPNLLLLDEPTNYLDIISIRWITRFLRAWKNELIIISHDREFLDSVTTHTALIHRQKIKKIEGPTEKLYALIEQEEETYEKTRINQEKQRKHAEAFINRFRAQANRAAMVQSRVKMLDKLPKLQELSNVQDLDFQFHYSPFVAKTMMEVSNLSFSFDSENFLINDLSLTISSKDRVAIIGKNGKGKSTLLNLLAGELKPNNGDVTSHPDTKLGYFGQTNINRLNLKITVEEEITQANTSLGRTQVRGICGIMMFSGELAEKKISNLSGGEKSRVMLGKILAQPSNLLFLDEPTNHLDMESIETLIEAIENFDGASVVVTHSEEILRRVATKLVVFHHGIAEVFNGNYDDFLEKIGWEEEGGKSSKTKTPSSNPKKPEAPLESNKKDRRKQRSDIISERSKALTPLNTEIESLEKEICSLEKIVEETNNDLIKASQEKNTNAFISLSQTLKNTQKQIDEKFGRLEMNSKKLQDQTQKYDALLKELE